A region of Paraburkholderia largidicola DNA encodes the following proteins:
- a CDS encoding DNA polymerase III subunit delta' produces MIYPWQTDDWNRLQQLRAHWPHALLLHGQAGIGKLRFAQHLAQGLLCESALPDGQPCDTCAACTWFKQGNHPDYRIVLPEALAAEAGFTSAATDEKAEKASADADDGGKKTRTPSKEIKIEQVRALLDFCGVGSHRGGVRVVVLYPAEALNVAAANALLKTLEEPPAGVVFLMVSARIDRLLPTIISRCRQWPMTTPSPQAATAWLAQQGVADAPGLLAEAGGAPLAALALASDENRPLRDWTLKQLAAGANCDAFACGETLQKLPVPLVLGWLQRWMYDLLAQSTVGAAGTPRYFPAASAALSRCASQADANGFARFMRTVTRQRAVENHPLNARLVFEELFLGYRDLFVQ; encoded by the coding sequence ATGATTTATCCGTGGCAAACCGACGACTGGAACCGCCTGCAGCAGTTGCGCGCCCACTGGCCGCATGCGCTGCTGCTTCATGGGCAGGCCGGCATCGGCAAGCTGCGCTTTGCCCAGCATCTGGCGCAGGGCCTGCTGTGCGAATCGGCGCTGCCGGACGGCCAGCCGTGCGACACCTGCGCCGCGTGCACGTGGTTCAAACAGGGCAATCATCCCGACTACCGGATCGTGCTGCCGGAGGCGCTCGCCGCTGAAGCGGGTTTCACCAGCGCGGCCACCGATGAAAAGGCCGAAAAAGCGAGCGCCGATGCCGACGATGGCGGCAAGAAGACGCGCACGCCCAGCAAGGAAATCAAGATCGAACAGGTGCGGGCGCTGCTGGACTTTTGCGGCGTCGGCTCGCATCGCGGCGGCGTGCGCGTCGTCGTGCTGTATCCCGCCGAGGCGCTGAACGTCGCGGCAGCCAATGCGCTGCTGAAAACGCTCGAGGAACCGCCTGCGGGCGTCGTGTTCCTGATGGTGTCGGCGCGGATCGACCGGTTGCTGCCGACCATCATCAGCCGCTGTCGCCAGTGGCCGATGACGACGCCGTCTCCTCAGGCTGCTACCGCGTGGCTCGCGCAACAAGGCGTGGCGGATGCGCCGGGCCTGCTCGCGGAAGCAGGCGGCGCGCCGCTCGCCGCGCTGGCGCTCGCCAGCGACGAAAACCGCCCGCTGCGCGACTGGACGCTGAAGCAACTGGCGGCCGGCGCCAACTGCGACGCGTTCGCGTGCGGCGAAACCTTGCAGAAGCTGCCTGTGCCGCTCGTGCTCGGCTGGCTGCAGCGCTGGATGTACGATCTGCTCGCCCAGTCCACCGTGGGCGCAGCGGGCACGCCGCGCTACTTCCCGGCGGCGTCGGCGGCGCTCTCGCGTTGCGCGTCGCAGGCCGACGCGAACGGCTTCGCGCGCTTCATGCGGACGGTTACGCGGCAACGCGCGGTCGAAAACCATCCGCTCAACGCGCGACTCGTGTTCGAAGAACTGTTTCTCGGCTACCGCGACCTGTTCGTCCAGTAG
- a CDS encoding NRDE family protein — MCLIVFDWRPEASDGLLFTLAANRDEFLKRTAEPMHWWDDAPGLLAGRDLVGGGTWLGMTRDGRFAALTNYRAPKEMRADAPTRGTLVSNWLSGDHGIESGAPLDYLLQVAQDGDMYNGFNLLVGDWTRRELAWYCNRSPAEPTLLAPGTHGISNAVLDTPWPKLVRKRAELAQALAGEARPPLATLIGLMRDPHVARDDELPATGISLERERALSAAFIDTPDYGTRGTTAVQVLAQNGRLSVSALERSDDNGSHRVVRPGDFERSFAFDIA; from the coding sequence ATGTGTCTGATCGTGTTCGACTGGCGCCCCGAAGCGTCTGACGGCCTGCTGTTCACGCTCGCAGCGAATCGCGACGAATTCCTCAAGCGCACGGCCGAACCGATGCATTGGTGGGACGACGCGCCCGGCTTGCTCGCGGGCCGCGATCTGGTCGGCGGTGGCACCTGGCTCGGCATGACGCGCGACGGGCGCTTTGCCGCGCTGACCAACTATCGCGCGCCAAAAGAGATGCGCGCCGATGCGCCGACGCGCGGCACGCTGGTCAGCAACTGGCTGTCGGGCGATCACGGTATCGAAAGCGGCGCGCCGCTCGACTATCTGTTGCAGGTCGCGCAGGACGGCGACATGTACAACGGCTTCAATCTGCTCGTCGGTGACTGGACGCGGCGCGAACTCGCGTGGTACTGCAACCGCTCGCCCGCCGAGCCCACGTTGCTTGCGCCGGGCACGCACGGCATCTCGAACGCGGTGCTCGACACGCCCTGGCCGAAACTCGTGCGCAAGCGCGCCGAGCTTGCCCAGGCGCTCGCCGGCGAAGCCCGTCCGCCGCTCGCGACGCTGATCGGCCTGATGCGCGACCCGCATGTCGCGCGCGACGACGAACTGCCGGCGACGGGCATTTCGCTAGAACGCGAACGCGCGCTGTCGGCGGCCTTTATCGATACGCCCGATTACGGCACGCGCGGCACCACGGCCGTGCAGGTGTTGGCGCAGAACGGACGGCTGAGCGTCTCGGCACTCGAACGCAGCGACGACAACGGCTCGCATCGTGTCGTGCGTCCCGGGGATTTCGAGCGCAGTTTTGCGTTCGATATCGCCTGA
- a CDS encoding Rap1a/Tai family immunity protein, whose protein sequence is MLRVLICASALAVPLTAAAFTGGDLNKLCTKTDVASRSACAAYIEGAADGVFNTIDAIGGTTGPRVGQYFCLPPEARSQQLTDAVRKYIADNPNVAGYNASTAVSLGLGKAFPCKSGS, encoded by the coding sequence ATGCTGCGGGTTTTGATTTGCGCCAGCGCGCTCGCTGTGCCGTTGACGGCTGCCGCGTTTACGGGGGGCGACCTCAACAAGCTGTGCACGAAGACCGACGTTGCGTCGCGTAGCGCGTGTGCAGCCTATATCGAAGGCGCCGCGGACGGCGTGTTCAACACGATCGACGCGATCGGCGGGACGACGGGCCCGCGCGTCGGCCAGTATTTTTGCCTGCCGCCCGAAGCGCGCTCGCAACAGCTGACGGACGCCGTGCGCAAGTACATCGCCGACAATCCGAACGTGGCGGGTTACAACGCCAGCACGGCCGTCTCGCTGGGACTCGGCAAGGCATTCCCCTGCAAGTCGGGTAGCTGA
- a CDS encoding GNAT family N-acetyltransferase, translating to MTLQYRDATLDDLPAIVAIYNSTVPSRQVTADLEPVSIDSRRAWFEAHGPEKRPLWVVEDQGRVIAWLSFSDFYGRPAYQRTSEVSIYLDEAARGKGLGKKLLAAALEAAPKLGIDTVLGFVFGHNEPSVRLFQAFGFAAWGTLPRVAVLDGVERDLVILGKRLDGAQ from the coding sequence ATGACTCTTCAATACCGCGACGCTACGCTCGACGATCTGCCCGCCATCGTCGCCATCTACAACTCGACCGTGCCGTCTCGGCAGGTTACGGCCGATCTGGAGCCGGTAAGCATCGACAGCCGCCGCGCGTGGTTCGAGGCGCACGGTCCTGAGAAGCGTCCGTTATGGGTGGTCGAGGATCAGGGTCGGGTGATCGCGTGGCTGAGTTTTTCTGATTTCTACGGGCGCCCGGCCTATCAGCGCACGTCCGAAGTCAGCATTTATCTGGATGAAGCCGCGCGCGGCAAGGGTCTGGGCAAGAAACTGCTGGCAGCGGCGCTGGAAGCCGCGCCGAAACTGGGTATCGACACGGTGCTCGGCTTTGTATTCGGCCACAATGAGCCCAGCGTGCGACTGTTCCAGGCATTCGGCTTCGCGGCATGGGGCACGTTGCCGCGCGTCGCGGTGCTGGATGGCGTCGAGCGCGATCTGGTCATCCTCGGCAAGCGTCTGGACGGCGCGCAGTAA
- the mltG gene encoding endolytic transglycosylase MltG: MSLLKKCLIACVVLAMLLAAAAYGAYHWATTPVQLATPQLDVTIKPHSSLRSVTTQLNRGGVPVEPELFVMMTRVLGLQSALKSGNYEFKQGITPYDVLQKIARGDVNEYVATIIEGWTFRHMRAELDSNPALKHDTAGMSDADILKAIGAPETPTGNGEGLFFPDTYLFDKDTSDLDVYRRAYRLMKLRIDEAWAARAPGLPYKTPYDALTMASIIEKETGKASDRPMVAGVFANRLRVGMPLQTDPTVIYGMGESYSGHLRKKDLQTDTPYNTYTRMGLPPSPIALPGIASLQAALNPAQTSALYFVSRGDGSSIFSDTLGDHNKAVDKYIRGQ, from the coding sequence ATGTCCCTCCTGAAGAAATGCCTCATCGCCTGCGTCGTGCTCGCGATGCTGCTCGCCGCCGCGGCGTACGGCGCGTACCACTGGGCCACCACGCCCGTTCAACTCGCCACCCCGCAACTCGATGTCACGATCAAGCCGCACAGCAGCCTGCGCAGCGTCACGACGCAACTGAACCGTGGCGGCGTGCCCGTCGAGCCGGAACTGTTCGTGATGATGACGCGCGTACTCGGACTGCAGTCGGCGCTGAAGTCGGGCAACTATGAATTCAAGCAGGGCATCACGCCGTACGACGTGCTGCAGAAGATCGCGCGCGGCGACGTCAACGAGTACGTGGCGACGATCATCGAAGGCTGGACTTTCCGGCACATGCGCGCCGAACTCGATTCGAACCCGGCGCTCAAACACGATACGGCGGGCATGTCGGACGCGGATATCCTGAAGGCGATCGGCGCGCCCGAAACACCGACAGGCAATGGCGAAGGGCTGTTCTTCCCGGATACCTACCTGTTCGACAAGGACACGAGCGACCTCGACGTCTATCGACGCGCGTACCGGCTGATGAAGCTGCGCATCGACGAAGCATGGGCGGCACGCGCACCGGGGCTGCCGTACAAAACGCCGTACGATGCGCTGACCATGGCGTCGATCATCGAAAAGGAAACGGGCAAGGCGTCCGACCGCCCGATGGTCGCGGGCGTGTTCGCGAACCGTCTGCGCGTCGGCATGCCGCTGCAGACCGATCCGACCGTCATCTATGGAATGGGTGAGAGCTATTCGGGCCATCTGCGCAAGAAGGATCTGCAGACGGACACTCCTTACAATACCTACACGCGGATGGGCCTGCCGCCTTCGCCCATCGCGCTGCCGGGCATCGCGTCGCTGCAGGCCGCGCTCAATCCGGCGCAGACCAGCGCGCTGTATTTCGTATCGCGCGGCGACGGCAGCAGCATCTTTTCTGACACGCTCGGCGATCACAACAAGGCCGTCGACAAATACATTCGAGGTCAATGA
- a CDS encoding TatD family hydrolase, whose translation MFVDSHCHINFEGLGDRLPQVLENMRSHSVTHALCVSVDFETLPSVLDIARSYDNVYASVGVHPDHEDAQEPTVAELVELAQHPKVVAIGETGLDYYRLEGRSIDDMEWQRERFRVHIRAAHQTGKPLIVHTRASSADTLRIMAEERANVPGGVMHCFTEPWAVAEQALAQNFYISLSGIVTFKSATDVQDVARRVPLERLLIETDSPYLAPVPYRGKPNEPAYVSYVGRFIAQQREMPDEALAAATSENFFRLFKIPAPAGV comes from the coding sequence ATGTTTGTCGACTCCCACTGCCATATCAACTTCGAAGGACTCGGCGACCGTCTGCCGCAAGTGCTGGAAAACATGCGCTCGCATTCGGTCACGCACGCGCTGTGCGTGTCCGTCGACTTCGAAACGCTGCCGTCCGTGCTGGACATCGCGCGTTCGTACGACAACGTGTATGCGTCGGTGGGCGTCCACCCGGACCACGAGGATGCGCAGGAGCCGACGGTCGCCGAACTGGTCGAACTGGCGCAGCATCCGAAGGTGGTCGCAATCGGCGAGACGGGGCTCGACTATTACCGCCTCGAAGGCCGTTCGATCGACGACATGGAGTGGCAGCGCGAGCGCTTTCGCGTGCATATCCGCGCCGCGCACCAGACAGGCAAGCCGCTGATCGTGCATACGCGGGCGTCGTCGGCCGACACGCTGCGGATCATGGCCGAGGAGCGCGCAAACGTGCCGGGCGGCGTGATGCACTGCTTCACGGAGCCTTGGGCCGTCGCCGAGCAGGCGCTCGCGCAGAATTTCTACATTTCGCTGTCGGGTATCGTCACGTTCAAGAGTGCGACGGACGTTCAGGACGTCGCGCGCCGCGTGCCGCTCGAGCGTCTGCTGATCGAAACCGACTCGCCGTACCTCGCGCCCGTGCCGTATCGCGGCAAGCCGAATGAACCTGCGTACGTCAGTTATGTCGGACGCTTCATCGCGCAGCAGCGCGAGATGCCTGACGAAGCACTCGCAGCAGCGACCAGCGAGAACTTTTTCCGGCTGTTCAAGATTCCGGCGCCGGCAGGCGTTTGA
- a CDS encoding alpha/beta hydrolase, translated as MPLNPKIEQVLDMIARAKRPAYHDLTPQAARASYEKSAPILEVPSAPMFSVEDIDVPMRDSASIRVRLYHPAEPQWANPAPALVYYHGGGFTVGSVNTHDALCRMLARDAQCVVMSVDYRLAPEHTFPTAVDDAFDALEWLHDNAPLYGIDASRIAVGGDSAGGTLATVCAVLARDAGIALVLQLLIYPGTTGHQQTDSHERLSDGYLLSGDTIQWFFEQYVRDADDRHDWRFAPLDGTRGAPGFHGVAPAWIATAEYDPLSDEGEAYAHKLREAGNAVAFKCYAGMIHEFFKMGGYVPDVAIAHADAAAALRAAFGVE; from the coding sequence ATGCCGCTGAATCCGAAGATCGAGCAGGTGCTCGACATGATCGCGCGCGCAAAGCGCCCTGCGTATCACGATCTGACGCCGCAAGCGGCGCGCGCATCGTATGAGAAGAGCGCGCCGATTCTCGAAGTGCCCTCGGCGCCGATGTTTTCCGTCGAGGACATCGATGTGCCGATGCGCGACAGCGCGTCCATACGCGTGCGTCTCTATCATCCCGCCGAGCCGCAATGGGCGAATCCCGCACCCGCGCTCGTCTACTATCACGGCGGCGGTTTCACGGTCGGCAGCGTGAACACGCACGACGCGCTTTGCCGGATGTTGGCGCGCGACGCGCAGTGCGTCGTGATGTCGGTCGACTACCGGCTCGCGCCGGAGCACACATTTCCCACCGCCGTCGACGATGCGTTCGACGCGCTCGAGTGGTTGCACGACAACGCGCCGCTTTACGGCATCGACGCGAGCCGGATCGCCGTCGGCGGCGATAGCGCGGGCGGCACGCTCGCCACCGTGTGCGCCGTGCTCGCGCGCGACGCCGGCATTGCGCTCGTGCTGCAACTGCTGATCTATCCGGGCACCACAGGCCATCAGCAGACAGACTCGCACGAACGTCTGTCGGATGGTTATCTGCTGTCTGGTGACACGATTCAATGGTTCTTCGAGCAGTACGTGCGCGATGCCGACGATCGTCACGACTGGCGTTTCGCGCCGCTCGACGGCACGCGCGGCGCGCCGGGGTTTCACGGCGTGGCACCCGCATGGATCGCGACGGCCGAGTACGACCCGTTGAGCGATGAAGGCGAAGCGTATGCGCACAAGTTGCGGGAGGCGGGCAATGCTGTCGCGTTCAAATGCTACGCGGGCATGATCCACGAGTTCTTCAAGATGGGCGGCTACGTGCCGGATGTAGCCATCGCGCATGCGGACGCGGCGGCGGCATTGCGCGCCGCGTTCGGCGTCGAATGA
- the tmk gene encoding dTMP kinase — MARGKFITFEGIDGAGKTTHLGWFRDRLEQKLAATGRSVVMTREPGGTKLGESLRDILLHQAMDLETEALLMFAARREHLAQVIEPALARGDWVLSDRFTDATFAYQGGGRGLPRDKLETLERWVQGGFQPDMTVLFDVPPETASERRSAARAPDRFESESDAFFTRTRTEYLRRAEEAPYRFDIIDSTRSIAEIQKHLEDLIISL; from the coding sequence ATGGCTCGGGGAAAATTCATCACGTTCGAGGGCATCGACGGTGCGGGCAAGACCACGCATCTCGGCTGGTTCCGTGACCGCCTGGAGCAGAAGCTCGCGGCGACGGGGCGTTCCGTCGTCATGACGCGCGAGCCGGGCGGCACGAAGCTCGGCGAGTCGCTGCGCGACATCCTGCTGCACCAGGCGATGGACCTCGAAACCGAGGCGCTGCTGATGTTCGCCGCGCGCCGCGAGCATCTCGCACAGGTCATCGAGCCGGCGCTCGCGCGCGGCGACTGGGTGCTGTCCGACCGTTTCACCGACGCGACCTTCGCCTATCAGGGCGGCGGACGCGGCCTGCCGCGCGACAAGCTGGAAACGCTCGAGCGCTGGGTGCAGGGCGGTTTCCAGCCGGACATGACCGTGCTGTTCGACGTGCCACCCGAAACGGCGAGCGAGCGGCGCAGCGCGGCGCGCGCGCCGGACCGTTTCGAGAGCGAATCGGATGCGTTTTTCACGCGCACCCGCACCGAATACCTGCGCCGTGCGGAGGAAGCGCCTTATCGATTCGATATCATCGACTCGACGCGCAGCATTGCCGAAATTCAGAAACACCTTGAAGATTTGATCATATCTCTTTGA
- the otsA gene encoding alpha,alpha-trehalose-phosphate synthase (UDP-forming): MGRLIVVSNRVATPTETKGSAGGLAVGVFGALKDAGGVWFGWSGDVVSETVANAGPTLDVDGTVTFATTGLTRKDYDQYYRGFSNATLWPVFHYRNDLARYEREEYAGYRRVNAWLAHKLIKLLKPDDIIWVHDYHLIPFAEALRSEGVKNRIGFFLHIPFPSPQILLNIPPHEELVKSLCCYDLIGFQTDNDELAFHDYLRRHARGTVSSDGHAEAFGRQLRTGVYRIGVFPDDIAEQAKRYESRQHVLDLKQSLEGRKLIMSVDRLDYSKGLVERFRAFEALLERSPEWRGNVTLVQIAPPTRSDVTTYQDIRQQLEYEAGRINGKYSGLDYTPIRYLNQQYDRWKLMSLFRESQVGFVTPLHDGMNLVAKEYVAAQNPDDPGVLVLSMFAGAAAELEGALIVNPHDSLGMCDALQRALAMPLDERKRRHEIDMQALRKNDLGVWRDSFLRDLRSVPTPAPLPDSVSEGRAPAKKAGRG, translated from the coding sequence ATGGGCCGACTGATCGTCGTGTCGAATCGCGTGGCAACACCCACGGAGACCAAAGGCTCCGCGGGCGGGCTCGCGGTCGGTGTATTCGGCGCGCTGAAGGACGCAGGCGGCGTGTGGTTCGGATGGAGCGGCGACGTCGTCAGCGAAACGGTTGCGAACGCCGGGCCGACGCTCGACGTGGACGGCACCGTGACCTTCGCGACCACGGGCCTCACGCGCAAGGACTACGACCAGTACTACCGCGGCTTCTCGAACGCGACGCTGTGGCCCGTGTTCCACTATCGCAACGACCTCGCGCGTTACGAGCGCGAAGAATACGCGGGCTATCGCCGCGTCAACGCGTGGCTGGCGCACAAGCTGATCAAGCTGCTGAAGCCGGACGACATCATCTGGGTGCATGACTATCACCTGATTCCGTTCGCCGAGGCGTTGCGCTCGGAGGGCGTCAAGAACCGCATCGGCTTCTTCCTGCACATTCCGTTTCCGTCGCCACAGATTCTGCTGAACATCCCACCGCACGAAGAGTTGGTGAAGTCGCTCTGCTGCTATGACCTGATTGGTTTTCAGACCGACAACGACGAACTGGCTTTTCACGACTATCTGCGCCGCCACGCGCGCGGTACGGTGTCGAGCGATGGCCACGCGGAGGCATTCGGGCGGCAACTGCGCACGGGCGTTTACCGGATCGGCGTGTTTCCCGACGACATCGCCGAACAGGCGAAGCGGTACGAGAGCCGTCAGCATGTGCTCGATCTGAAGCAGAGTCTCGAAGGGCGCAAGCTGATCATGAGCGTCGACCGGCTCGATTATTCGAAAGGGCTGGTCGAGCGCTTTCGCGCGTTCGAAGCATTGCTGGAGCGTTCGCCTGAATGGCGCGGCAACGTCACGCTCGTGCAGATCGCGCCGCCCACGCGCTCCGACGTCACGACCTACCAGGATATCCGCCAGCAGCTCGAATACGAAGCAGGGCGCATCAACGGAAAGTACTCAGGTCTCGACTACACACCAATCCGCTATCTGAACCAGCAGTACGACCGCTGGAAGCTGATGTCGCTGTTCCGCGAATCGCAGGTCGGGTTCGTCACGCCTTTGCACGATGGGATGAACCTCGTCGCAAAGGAATATGTCGCGGCCCAGAATCCGGACGATCCCGGCGTGCTGGTGCTGTCGATGTTCGCGGGCGCGGCGGCCGAACTGGAAGGCGCGTTGATTGTGAATCCTCATGATTCGCTCGGCATGTGCGACGCGTTGCAGCGCGCGCTCGCGATGCCGCTCGACGAGCGCAAGCGGCGTCACGAGATAGATATGCAGGCACTGCGCAAAAATGATCTCGGCGTGTGGCGCGATTCGTTCCTGCGCGATCTGCGCAGCGTTCCCACACCTGCGCCGTTGCCGGATAGCGTGTCCGAAGGGCGGGCACCGGCAAAGAAGGCGGGGCGCGGCTGA
- a CDS encoding ankyrin repeat domain-containing protein: protein MKNYLTESYHGAVPARAVGLRRGLAKLTLAAGVALATLGALPAHAAPADTMIKAVKFDDVKEVKKQLANGMDPNMADNQGIPLLVIAAREKSDKVVAALIENPKTDIEILDKAGENAMMMAALNGDIDIVKQLIAKDAEVNKKGWAPLHYAAANGNDDIVKLLLDHDAYIDAGSPNGTTPLMMAARGGHVSTVKLLLDSGADLNVKNQLGLTALDFAKQYKEPDVVEGLTARLQQMQKQTPQAPQ from the coding sequence ATGAAAAATTATCTGACTGAGAGCTACCATGGCGCCGTTCCCGCCCGCGCAGTTGGCCTGCGCCGTGGCCTGGCGAAACTGACGCTGGCAGCGGGGGTCGCGCTCGCGACGCTCGGCGCGCTGCCTGCGCACGCCGCACCCGCCGACACGATGATCAAGGCCGTCAAGTTCGACGACGTAAAGGAAGTGAAGAAGCAGCTGGCGAACGGCATGGACCCGAACATGGCCGACAACCAGGGCATCCCGCTGCTCGTGATCGCGGCCCGCGAAAAGTCGGACAAGGTGGTCGCCGCGCTCATCGAGAATCCGAAGACGGACATCGAGATTCTCGACAAGGCAGGCGAAAACGCGATGATGATGGCCGCACTGAACGGCGACATCGACATCGTGAAACAGCTGATCGCCAAGGACGCGGAAGTCAACAAGAAGGGCTGGGCGCCGTTGCACTACGCGGCGGCGAACGGCAACGACGACATCGTCAAGCTGCTGCTCGATCATGACGCGTACATCGACGCCGGCTCGCCGAACGGCACCACGCCGCTGATGATGGCCGCGCGCGGCGGACATGTTTCGACTGTGAAGCTGCTGCTCGACAGCGGCGCGGACCTCAACGTGAAAAACCAGCTCGGCCTGACGGCGCTCGATTTCGCGAAGCAGTACAAGGAGCCCGATGTCGTCGAAGGGCTGACGGCACGCCTCCAGCAAATGCAGAAACAGACCCCGCAGGCGCCCCAGTAA
- a CDS encoding SDR family oxidoreductase: MFEFDGKVAVITGAASGFGRAFAEKGASLGMKLVLADIDANALAQTVDDLRASGAEAIGVKTDVSDAAQVQALADAALAAFGKVHLLFNNAGVGSGGFLWESSANDWAWVFGVNVMGVAHGVRIFTPIMLKQNEPAHIVNTASVAGLLSPPSMGIYNASKHAVVSLTETLYHDLQNAGGEVGCSLLCPAFVPTGIADAERARPESLRNSAGPTRSQLAADKQLQRAVRSGKLGAVEVAALTFEAIAARRFYILTHPAILATVRLRHEDIEQQRNPTDPLSLKPEVKEAR; this comes from the coding sequence ATGTTCGAGTTCGACGGCAAGGTCGCCGTGATCACAGGCGCGGCGAGCGGCTTCGGCCGTGCGTTCGCGGAAAAGGGCGCGTCGCTCGGCATGAAGCTCGTGCTGGCGGATATCGACGCGAACGCGCTCGCGCAAACCGTCGATGACTTGCGCGCATCGGGCGCCGAGGCGATCGGCGTGAAAACGGATGTGTCCGACGCCGCGCAGGTTCAGGCGCTCGCAGATGCCGCGCTCGCAGCCTTCGGCAAGGTTCATCTGCTGTTCAACAATGCGGGCGTCGGCTCCGGCGGCTTTCTATGGGAAAGCTCGGCGAACGACTGGGCGTGGGTGTTCGGCGTCAACGTGATGGGCGTAGCTCACGGCGTGCGTATCTTCACGCCGATCATGCTGAAGCAGAACGAACCCGCGCATATCGTCAATACGGCGTCGGTGGCGGGGCTCCTGTCGCCTCCGTCGATGGGCATCTATAACGCGTCGAAGCACGCAGTCGTCTCGCTGACGGAGACGCTGTATCACGATCTGCAGAACGCGGGCGGAGAGGTTGGTTGCTCGCTGTTGTGTCCGGCGTTCGTGCCGACGGGCATCGCGGATGCCGAGCGCGCGCGTCCGGAATCGCTGCGCAATAGCGCCGGGCCCACGCGCTCGCAACTCGCCGCCGACAAGCAACTGCAGCGCGCGGTGCGTTCCGGCAAGCTGGGCGCGGTGGAGGTCGCGGCGTTAACGTTCGAAGCCATCGCCGCGCGGCGTTTCTATATCCTCACGCATCCCGCCATTCTTGCAACGGTGCGGCTGCGGCACGAGGACATCGAACAGCAGCGCAATCCCACTGATCCGCTGTCGCTCAAGCCGGAGGTCAAGGAAGCGCGCTAG
- a CDS encoding YgfZ/GcvT domain-containing protein, translating into MNAPLATAPGTAVPTPAASAAVSAALPAFPRPARDEFDAVLSGGAFMPLPQFGVIDATGDDAAAFLHSQLTSDTQHLDAATARLAGYCSPKGRLLASFLVWCSGESIRMLVSKDVQAAVQKRLSMFVLRAKAKLSDASADTLAIGLAGDVRGALSGVFDAIPDGVHVKVDGPAGSLVRVPDAAGRLRYVWVGPKAEVEARLPVLEAKLRRVSPAVWDWLDIRAGEPRITQRVVEQFVPQMINFDVLGGVNFRKGCYPGQEVVARSQYRGTIKRRMSLANVAGETESVVPGAELFRSDDPGQPCGMLVNTAAAPDGGVDALVEIKLAALENGSVHLGAADGPALTFLPLPYALPTEV; encoded by the coding sequence ATGAACGCACCGCTTGCTACCGCTCCTGGCACTGCTGTCCCCACTCCTGCTGCTTCTGCTGCTGTTTCTGCCGCACTTCCCGCGTTTCCGCGTCCCGCACGCGACGAGTTCGACGCCGTGCTGTCGGGCGGCGCATTCATGCCGCTGCCGCAGTTCGGCGTGATCGACGCGACGGGCGATGACGCAGCCGCCTTCCTGCATTCGCAGCTCACCAGCGACACGCAGCACCTCGACGCCGCGACGGCACGCCTTGCCGGCTACTGCTCGCCGAAAGGCCGGCTGCTGGCGTCGTTCCTCGTATGGTGCAGCGGCGAGTCGATCCGGATGCTGGTGTCGAAGGACGTGCAGGCCGCCGTGCAGAAACGCCTGTCGATGTTCGTGCTGCGAGCGAAAGCGAAACTCAGCGACGCATCGGCTGACACGCTCGCCATCGGTCTCGCCGGTGACGTGCGAGGCGCGCTGTCTGGCGTGTTCGACGCGATCCCCGACGGTGTGCACGTCAAGGTGGACGGGCCGGCGGGATCGCTGGTACGCGTGCCCGATGCGGCAGGCCGCCTGCGTTACGTGTGGGTCGGCCCGAAAGCGGAAGTCGAAGCGCGCCTGCCCGTGCTCGAAGCCAAACTGCGCCGCGTGTCGCCCGCCGTGTGGGACTGGCTCGACATCCGCGCCGGCGAACCGCGCATCACGCAGCGTGTGGTCGAGCAATTCGTGCCGCAGATGATCAACTTCGACGTGCTCGGCGGCGTCAATTTCCGCAAAGGCTGTTATCCGGGCCAGGAAGTGGTCGCGCGCAGCCAGTATCGCGGCACGATCAAGCGGCGCATGTCGCTCGCGAACGTCGCGGGCGAAACGGAGAGCGTCGTGCCGGGCGCGGAGCTGTTTCGTTCGGACGATCCGGGCCAGCCGTGCGGGATGCTCGTCAACACGGCGGCCGCGCCTGACGGCGGCGTCGATGCCCTCGTCGAGATCAAGCTGGCCGCGCTCGAAAACGGCAGCGTGCATCTGGGCGCCGCCGATGGCCCCGCGCTGACCTTCCTGCCGCTGCCTTACGCGCTGCCCACGGAAGTCTGA